One segment of Heteronotia binoei isolate CCM8104 ecotype False Entrance Well chromosome 18, APGP_CSIRO_Hbin_v1, whole genome shotgun sequence DNA contains the following:
- the CCNL2 gene encoding cyclin-L2 isoform X2 has protein sequence MNDSLRTDVFVRFHPESIACACIYLAARTLEMPLPSRPHWFLLFGATEEEIQEICIKILQLYTRKKVDLAVLESRVEKKKLAIEEAKAQAKGLLPDGTPSLDAVSGFSPAPKTESPKENKGSKPSPLAVQVIKNAKRKMEGMKRVKSNSPVNGVQKGRESRSRSGSRDPSYSRSPSRSPTPKQRKSESYSPSSGSKSHSRSRSRSDSPPRQFNHSTSSYKGSKVRSYKKAQSYKYASPKQRKSRSRSSSRSRSRSRERSDHSGKYKKKSHYYRDQRPERPHSYERPSHRYDRDHPGHSRHRR, from the exons ATGAATGACAGCCTACGGACAGATGTCTTTGTGAGGTTCCACCCTGAGAGTATTGCTTGTGCCTGTATCTACCTTGCTGCTAGGACCCTGGAG ATGCCACTTCCAAGTCGCCCTCACTGGTTTCTGCTCTTTGGAGCAACTGAAGAGGAGATTCAGGAGATCTGCATAAAAATCTTGCAGCTCTATACTCGGAAAAAG GTGGATTTGGCCGTCTTAGAAAGCAGAGTAGAGAAGAAGAAGCTGGCCATTGAGGAGGCCAAAGCCCAGGCAAAAGGCCTGTTGCCTGATGGAACGCCCAGTTTGGATGCTGTATCAGGATTTTCTCCTGCCCCCAAAACTG AATctccaaaagaaaataaaggcAGCAAGCCTTCCCCACTCGCTGTGCAGGTGATCAAAAATGCCAAGAGGAAAATGGAAGGGATGAAGAGGGTAAAGTCAAACAGTCCAGTCAATGG CGTTCAGAAAGGCAGAGAGAGCAGGAGTCGAAGTGGAAGCAGAGACCCGAGTTATTCCCGGTCCCCTTCAAGGTCACCAACTCCAAAACAAAG GAAGAGCGAGAGCTATTCCCCCTCCAGTGGCTCCAAATCTCACAGCCGCTCAAGAAGCCGCAGCGATTCTCCCCCCCGGCAGTTCAACCACAGCACCTCCAGCTACAAAGGCTCCAAGGTGAGGAGCTACAAGAAGGCCCAGAGTTACAAGTACGCCTCTCCCAAGCAGCGGAAATCgcgcagcaggagctcctctcgGTCGCGGAGCCGCTCACGGGAACGTTCAGACCACTCGGGGAAATACAAGAAGAAGAGCCACTACTATAGGGATCAGAGGCCCGAGCGGCCCCACTCGTACGAGAGGCCAAGCCACCGCTACGATAGGGACCACCCCGGCCACAGCCGGCATCGGAGATGA